Proteins from a genomic interval of Trifolium pratense cultivar HEN17-A07 linkage group LG6, ARS_RC_1.1, whole genome shotgun sequence:
- the LOC123892033 gene encoding non-specific lipid-transfer protein-like, translating to MGKKYISLIMVAMVLGMLVTKLDASQIDDVSCQEALLSLLPCLPFLQGADPATPPSNCCAGANNLNQKAATTQIRRDICNCLKPAASRFGVHSDRSKQLPQLCNINLSFSFDPSIDCNSVP from the exons atggggAAGAAGTATATATCTCTTATAATGGTTGCGATGGTTTTAGGCATGCTAGTAACAAAATTGGATGCAAGTCAAATTGATGATGTGAGCTGTCAAGAGGCTCTTTTGTCCTTGTTGCCATGTCTTCCTTTTTTGCAAGGAGCTGACCCTGCTACACCACCCAGTAATTGTTGTGCAGGCGCAAATAATTTAAATCAAAAGGCGGCCACCACTCAAATTCGAAGGGATATATGTAATTGTCTCAAACCTGCTGCATCAAGATTTGGAGTTCACTCTGACAGATCAAAACAATTGCCACAACTTTGTAACATCaatctttcattttcatttgatCCAAGCATTGATTGCAACTC GGTTCCATGA